One Streptomyces sp. NBC_00223 genomic window carries:
- a CDS encoding non-ribosomal peptide synthetase, with protein MSVHEHERRQLSGAQEGLWFAGRLAAHTAAYNTGEYVEIHGPVDTALFEAALRRTVAEADTFALRFFDTPDGPRCVPADDPDDWPLHRVDVSAEPDPRGAAEDWIRQDLAMATDLVSGPLFSHALISLGQDRFIWFLRAHHILLDGYSYKLVARRLADTYTALAAGRDPGPAGFEPVARLRAEDAAYLGSERHDRDRAFWADRLTGAPEPVRLTDRTAPPEAPFLRRTHDLTPDETAAIGAAAARLGVSRTDLLVGAVAAYLHRMTGADDLVLGLATMSRLGSAVLRTPGTASDILPLRVTLSPTAPVAELIRSVAGELRSLGRHQQYRGEFVRRDLGLLGAGRRPHGPVVNIVPFSEDLTFAGHPSTTHHLSGGAVDDLQISVRPGAEAGALWLAFDANPAAYEQDELDTHLRRFLLLLGQLTAGDEHALLADVSLLLPGEAPRTRPRRARTVTGTLTRRFEEQAARVPGATAVTYRGEHLTYAELNADANRLARLLVARGAGPGKVVALALPRGTRLVVSLLAVLKTGAAYLPLDTGHPAERLRLVAEDVPPAVLVTDAGTAGALPAIPAPTVVLGGQVTTEELAAHPDGDLTDADRTGPTGPDDIAYIIHTSGSTGRPKGVPVPHSNVLRLFEASAEHFDFGADDVWTLFHSYAFDFSVWELWGPLLHGGRLVVVPYLVSRSPREFLRLLRDERVTVLNQTPSAFEQLMRADLEGERAGTALRYVVFGGEALRAERLRPWADRYGLTAPALINMYGITETTVHVTLQRLTRAHLDDPLRPSVIGAPLDDLCVHLLDRALRPVPPGVTGEMYVSGPGVVPGYLGRPELTAERFLEDPFGAPGTRMYRTGDLARRTADGVLHYRGRGDEQVKIRGFRVEPGEIQAVLAEHARVAAAAVVVRRTADGEPRLLAYAVPVGGDPAGGDPAGADRSLPAELRAHVAERLPGHMVPAACVLLDALPLTANGKLDVRALPEPDFAGAATGPGPTTPEQALVCRLFAEVLRLPEGSVGVAADFFDLGGHSLLAVRLLARLRAETGRDIAMTVLFDTPTPAALAVRLTEESAAALRLPALEAAARPARVPLSFAQERMWFLNRLGGAAATYNIPLAVPLEPEVDEVALRAALADVVDRHESLRTVFADDGDGPHQRVLPPGALRPELRIVDCPAEEVDAQVAAAGRHRFDLTRESALWAAVVGAGERRTLLLVLHHSAADGWSLRPLAEDLSAAYEARGEGRAPHGKPLPVQYADYALWQRGVLAPAPAGPGRLEQLTGFWREALAGLPAESTLPADRARPAVAAGAGGSVSATVDAALHERLARLAEAEDASLFTVLHATVAALLSRWGSGTDLAIGTPVAGRSEAALDDVIGLITNTLVLRTDVSDDPDFRELLARTRRFDLAALDHQDLPFDLLVDVLNPPRHPARHPLFQVMLALQNNEPAVLRLGGRRTPLRPTATGTAKFDLFVDVLERRDKWGAPQGLDLHVEYATDLFAPETAARFTEALSAALGAVCADPALRVSDLPARGPRPRALPGDPAAAALRVAGVRDAIALPSRDAADPVSLYVVPGRAAVSDEVERVLDTTARVTAVSGLPRTPGGALDVDALRALPAVDRTAATRWERELARLTGVREARVEAEDVPEELGRIHAGPPRPESRPQTLPDAGSRAGRAPALSEGPPLPEPSVRGWAEALTRAAAKPHGEIVHVRADGRETRRSYAALAEDASRVLAGLRRRGLRPGDRVVLQCSDTEDFVAVLWGCVLGGFVAVPLTVPLTYAAPSAALSKLEGIWRMLDRPWIVASASDAPGLRELADRDGWPEPRLTTADALREAPEDRDWHAAEPDDLILLLMTSGSTGLPKAVRITHRGVLTRAAATEAMNGLGEHDVTLNWIPLDHVTGVVMFHLRDVYLGCRQIHAPTSWILQDPLRWADLADRHRVSVTWAPNFAFGLLAEQAHRFEGRAWDLSPMRLVMNAGEVVVASAARGFLRALRPFGLPQDVMHPGWGMSETCSVVTDGVLSAEPPDRDESFVSCGLPYPGFAMRIVDDRDTVLAEGDAGLLQVRGTSVTQGYHDNAKANAESFTGDGWFDTGDLAFLRDGELYITGRAKDLIIVNGVNHYSHEIESCVEELPCVVRSFTAACPVRSDPSATTDELALFFQLAPGHDPADALREIGGKVTREIGVSPAFLIPVDAGDIPKTEIGKIQRTKLRKSFEAGDFDEAVRETQLLLGSAATLPDWFLRPVWLRADALRPPMEAAGRHVLVLASRDLGPAARVAGRLRAGGGLCTVVAPGRAYERIDAAAYRVRPAEADDFAAVLELLGADGRELDAVIVLGAPEDGDPAESLLAFVHALAGRHDHKRPLPLLFVTAGAHAVTPRDLPRCDHATSVGLLTSLREELPWLRGVHVDLAPDWDPDTLLAELTDAPVEAEVAHRDGLRHVRRLAPLPDPPTRARPPAAGFHLISGGLGGVGVEIAEHLLKTPGTRLLLLGRGEPGDELRRLARLGDVRHARADVTDAVQVRAAVREAAGAWGVPLTSVLHLAGAFDERPARELDTESWRTALDAKVRGAWALHEVAAEHPVGSFIMFSSVNGYFGGAMNSAYSAANAFLDALAVHRRHLGLPGQSLAWSMWRERGMSRGYGLTSLTEARGYRVLDPAAALRSFDFARTLDEPHILVGTDRTAPWVRSHLAGPVRQVRRLAARVTLDEGTDLGSLYRAAARGAAGESWVLRSAGTAAVHSEAPESAADARRLETRLAAVWCAVLGRDRVGHDDNFFDLGGNSLLLVGAQTAINKELGCELDVVDLFTHPTVRALARHLAGRAVGPAADAGAVPAPDRPSGLDRARQQAQRQRAARGARRSVRDRKDRTDG; from the coding sequence ATGTCAGTCCACGAGCACGAACGTCGACAGCTTTCCGGAGCCCAGGAGGGTCTGTGGTTCGCCGGCCGGCTGGCGGCGCACACGGCCGCCTACAACACCGGCGAGTACGTGGAGATCCACGGCCCGGTCGACACCGCCCTGTTCGAGGCAGCGCTACGCCGGACCGTGGCGGAGGCCGACACCTTCGCGCTGCGCTTCTTCGACACCCCGGACGGTCCGCGCTGCGTGCCTGCCGATGACCCGGACGACTGGCCGCTGCACCGCGTCGATGTCAGCGCCGAGCCCGATCCGCGGGGCGCCGCGGAGGACTGGATCCGCCAGGACCTGGCGATGGCGACCGATCTCGTCTCGGGGCCGCTGTTCTCGCACGCGCTGATCTCACTGGGCCAGGACCGGTTCATCTGGTTCCTGAGGGCCCATCACATCCTGCTGGACGGCTACAGCTACAAGCTGGTGGCCCGCCGGCTCGCCGACACCTACACCGCTCTCGCCGCCGGGCGCGACCCCGGGCCGGCCGGATTCGAGCCGGTCGCGCGGCTCCGGGCCGAGGATGCCGCCTATCTCGGCTCCGAGCGCCACGACCGGGACCGCGCGTTCTGGGCGGACCGGCTCACCGGGGCCCCCGAGCCGGTCCGTCTCACCGACCGTACGGCCCCGCCCGAGGCGCCGTTCCTGCGCCGCACCCACGACCTCACGCCCGACGAGACGGCGGCGATCGGCGCGGCGGCCGCCCGTCTGGGGGTCTCCCGCACCGACCTGCTGGTGGGGGCCGTCGCCGCGTATCTGCACCGGATGACCGGCGCCGACGACCTGGTCCTGGGCCTCGCCACGATGAGCCGTCTCGGCTCGGCCGTGCTGCGCACCCCGGGCACGGCCTCCGACATCCTGCCGCTGCGCGTCACTCTCTCCCCCACCGCGCCGGTGGCCGAGCTGATCCGGTCGGTGGCCGGTGAACTCCGGTCGCTGGGCCGACACCAGCAGTACCGGGGCGAGTTCGTGCGCCGCGACCTGGGTCTGCTGGGCGCGGGGCGGCGGCCGCACGGACCGGTGGTCAACATCGTGCCGTTCTCCGAGGACCTGACCTTCGCGGGACATCCCTCGACCACCCACCACCTGTCCGGGGGCGCGGTCGACGACCTTCAGATCAGCGTGCGCCCGGGAGCCGAGGCCGGCGCGCTGTGGCTGGCGTTCGACGCCAATCCGGCCGCCTACGAGCAGGACGAACTGGACACCCATCTGCGGCGGTTCCTCCTCCTGCTGGGACAACTCACCGCCGGTGACGAGCACGCGCTTCTCGCCGACGTCTCGCTGCTGCTGCCGGGCGAGGCGCCGCGGACGCGGCCCCGGCGCGCCCGTACCGTCACCGGCACCCTCACTCGGCGCTTCGAGGAACAGGCGGCCCGCGTCCCGGGGGCCACCGCGGTGACCTACCGGGGAGAACACCTCACCTACGCCGAACTCAACGCGGACGCGAACCGGTTGGCGCGGCTGCTCGTCGCGCGCGGTGCGGGACCCGGCAAGGTGGTGGCGCTGGCGCTGCCCCGCGGAACACGGCTCGTCGTGTCGCTGCTCGCCGTGCTGAAGACCGGCGCCGCCTATCTGCCGCTGGACACCGGCCACCCGGCGGAGCGGCTGCGGCTGGTCGCCGAGGACGTACCCCCGGCCGTGCTCGTCACCGACGCCGGGACCGCGGGCGCGCTTCCCGCGATACCGGCGCCGACCGTGGTCCTGGGCGGCCAGGTGACCACGGAGGAACTCGCCGCGCACCCGGACGGCGACCTCACCGACGCGGACCGCACCGGGCCCACCGGCCCGGACGACATCGCCTACATCATCCACACCTCCGGTTCCACCGGCCGTCCCAAGGGCGTACCCGTCCCGCACTCCAACGTCCTGCGGCTGTTCGAGGCGTCCGCCGAGCACTTCGACTTCGGCGCGGACGACGTGTGGACGCTCTTCCACTCCTACGCCTTCGACTTCTCCGTGTGGGAACTGTGGGGCCCGCTGCTGCACGGCGGGCGGCTCGTCGTGGTGCCGTACCTCGTCAGCCGCTCGCCGCGCGAGTTCCTGCGGCTGCTGCGCGACGAGCGGGTCACCGTGCTCAATCAGACGCCGTCCGCCTTCGAGCAGCTGATGCGGGCCGATCTGGAGGGCGAGCGCGCCGGAACGGCTCTGCGCTACGTCGTGTTCGGCGGCGAGGCGCTGCGGGCCGAGCGGCTGCGGCCGTGGGCGGACCGGTACGGCCTGACCGCGCCGGCCCTGATCAACATGTACGGCATCACCGAGACGACCGTCCATGTCACCCTCCAGCGCCTGACCCGCGCCCACCTCGACGACCCGCTTCGGCCCAGCGTGATCGGCGCTCCGCTGGACGACCTGTGCGTCCACCTGCTCGACAGGGCGCTGCGGCCGGTTCCGCCGGGGGTCACCGGCGAGATGTACGTGTCGGGCCCGGGGGTGGTTCCCGGCTACCTCGGGCGGCCCGAGCTGACCGCCGAGCGGTTCCTGGAGGACCCGTTCGGGGCGCCGGGCACGCGGATGTACCGCACCGGAGACCTCGCCCGGCGTACCGCCGACGGGGTCCTGCACTACCGGGGACGCGGCGACGAGCAGGTGAAGATCCGCGGGTTCCGGGTCGAACCCGGCGAGATCCAGGCCGTACTCGCCGAGCACGCCCGGGTCGCCGCGGCGGCGGTCGTCGTACGCCGGACCGCGGACGGCGAACCGCGGCTCCTCGCCTACGCCGTTCCCGTCGGGGGAGATCCCGCCGGGGGAGATCCCGCCGGGGCAGACCGTTCGCTCCCCGCCGAGTTGCGCGCCCATGTCGCCGAGCGGCTGCCGGGCCACATGGTCCCGGCCGCGTGCGTGCTGCTCGACGCGCTGCCGCTGACCGCGAACGGCAAGCTCGATGTGCGGGCCCTGCCCGAGCCGGACTTCGCCGGCGCCGCCACCGGGCCGGGCCCCACGACGCCGGAACAGGCCCTGGTCTGCCGGCTGTTCGCCGAGGTGCTGCGACTGCCCGAGGGATCCGTGGGCGTAGCCGCCGACTTCTTCGACCTGGGCGGACACTCCCTGCTGGCGGTGCGGCTGCTGGCCCGGCTGCGCGCCGAGACCGGCCGGGACATTGCGATGACCGTGCTCTTCGACACGCCCACGCCGGCCGCCCTGGCGGTACGGCTGACGGAGGAGTCCGCCGCGGCCCTGCGGCTGCCCGCTCTGGAGGCGGCGGCGCGTCCCGCGCGGGTGCCGCTGTCCTTCGCCCAGGAGCGGATGTGGTTCCTCAACCGGCTGGGCGGCGCCGCGGCGACGTACAACATCCCCCTGGCCGTCCCGCTGGAGCCCGAGGTCGACGAGGTGGCGCTGCGGGCGGCGCTCGCCGATGTCGTGGACCGGCACGAGAGCCTGCGCACGGTGTTCGCGGACGATGGCGACGGTCCGCACCAGCGGGTCCTGCCGCCCGGGGCGCTGCGCCCGGAGCTGCGGATCGTGGACTGCCCGGCCGAGGAGGTGGACGCGCAGGTCGCCGCGGCGGGCCGGCACCGCTTCGACCTGACGCGGGAGAGCGCGCTGTGGGCCGCGGTGGTCGGCGCCGGGGAACGCCGCACGCTGCTGCTCGTCCTGCACCACAGCGCGGCCGACGGCTGGTCGCTGCGGCCCCTGGCGGAGGATCTGAGCGCCGCCTACGAGGCCCGTGGGGAGGGCCGGGCGCCGCACGGGAAGCCGTTGCCGGTGCAGTACGCCGACTACGCCCTGTGGCAGCGCGGCGTGCTGGCCCCCGCGCCGGCCGGGCCCGGCCGGCTGGAGCAGCTCACCGGCTTCTGGCGCGAGGCCCTGGCGGGGCTGCCCGCGGAGAGCACCCTGCCCGCCGACCGGGCACGGCCCGCCGTCGCCGCCGGCGCGGGCGGGAGCGTGTCGGCGACCGTGGACGCGGCGCTGCACGAGCGGCTGGCGCGGCTGGCGGAGGCCGAGGACGCGAGTCTGTTCACCGTCCTGCACGCCACCGTGGCCGCCCTGCTGTCCCGCTGGGGCTCCGGCACCGACCTGGCGATCGGCACGCCGGTGGCCGGACGCTCCGAGGCCGCGCTGGACGACGTCATCGGGCTGATCACCAACACCCTCGTGCTGCGCACGGACGTCTCGGACGACCCGGACTTCCGTGAACTGCTCGCGCGGACCCGCCGGTTCGACCTCGCCGCCCTGGACCACCAGGATCTGCCGTTCGACCTGCTCGTGGATGTCCTCAACCCGCCCCGGCACCCGGCCCGTCATCCGCTGTTCCAGGTCATGCTGGCCCTGCAGAACAACGAGCCGGCGGTGCTCCGGCTCGGCGGCCGGCGCACCCCGCTGCGGCCCACGGCCACCGGCACCGCCAAGTTCGACCTCTTCGTGGACGTCCTGGAACGGCGTGACAAGTGGGGGGCGCCCCAGGGCCTGGACCTCCATGTCGAGTACGCGACCGACCTGTTCGCCCCGGAGACCGCCGCCCGCTTCACCGAGGCGCTGTCCGCCGCCCTCGGCGCCGTGTGCGCGGATCCGGCGCTGCGGGTGAGCGACCTGCCCGCGCGCGGGCCCCGGCCGCGGGCCCTGCCCGGTGACCCGGCCGCCGCGGCTCTGCGGGTGGCCGGCGTGCGCGACGCGATCGCCCTGCCGTCGCGCGACGCCGCCGATCCGGTGTCGCTGTACGTGGTGCCCGGCCGGGCCGCCGTGTCCGACGAGGTGGAGCGGGTCCTCGACACCACCGCTCGCGTCACCGCGGTGTCCGGGCTGCCGCGCACCCCGGGCGGGGCCCTGGACGTCGACGCCCTGCGCGCGCTGCCCGCCGTGGACCGCACCGCCGCCACCCGCTGGGAACGGGAGCTGGCCCGGCTGACCGGCGTCCGCGAGGCGAGGGTCGAAGCGGAGGACGTTCCGGAGGAGCTGGGCCGGATCCACGCCGGACCGCCCCGGCCGGAGAGCCGGCCGCAGACCCTCCCCGACGCCGGGTCCCGGGCCGGCCGCGCCCCGGCCCTCAGCGAGGGTCCTCCCCTGCCCGAGCCGTCCGTCCGGGGCTGGGCGGAAGCCCTCACCCGCGCCGCGGCCAAGCCGCACGGCGAGATCGTGCACGTACGGGCGGACGGCCGCGAGACCCGCCGCAGCTACGCCGCACTCGCCGAGGACGCCTCCCGCGTCCTGGCCGGACTGCGGCGCAGGGGGCTGCGGCCCGGGGACCGGGTCGTCCTCCAGTGCTCGGACACGGAGGACTTCGTGGCCGTGCTGTGGGGATGTGTCCTCGGCGGGTTCGTGGCCGTGCCCCTGACCGTGCCCCTGACCTACGCCGCCCCCTCGGCCGCCCTCAGCAAACTGGAGGGCATCTGGCGGATGTTGGACCGGCCGTGGATCGTCGCCTCGGCGTCGGACGCGCCCGGGCTGCGCGAACTGGCCGACCGGGACGGCTGGCCGGAGCCGCGGCTGACGACCGCCGACGCGCTGCGCGAGGCGCCCGAGGACCGCGACTGGCACGCGGCGGAACCGGACGACCTGATCCTGTTGCTGATGACGTCGGGCAGCACCGGCCTGCCGAAGGCCGTGCGGATCACCCACCGGGGCGTACTGACCCGGGCGGCGGCCACCGAGGCCATGAACGGCCTGGGCGAGCACGACGTCACCCTCAACTGGATCCCGCTGGACCATGTGACCGGCGTGGTGATGTTCCATCTGCGGGACGTGTATCTGGGCTGCCGCCAGATCCACGCGCCGACCTCCTGGATCCTCCAGGACCCGCTGCGCTGGGCCGACCTGGCCGACCGGCACCGGGTCAGCGTCACCTGGGCGCCCAACTTCGCCTTCGGGCTCCTCGCCGAGCAGGCGCACCGTTTCGAGGGACGCGCCTGGGACCTGTCGCCGATGCGGCTGGTGATGAACGCCGGCGAGGTCGTCGTCGCCTCCGCGGCGCGCGGCTTCCTGCGCGCGCTGCGCCCGTTCGGGCTGCCGCAGGACGTGATGCACCCCGGCTGGGGCATGTCCGAGACCTGCTCGGTGGTCACCGACGGCGTGCTGTCCGCCGAACCGCCGGACCGCGACGAGTCCTTCGTCAGCTGCGGGCTGCCGTATCCCGGCTTCGCCATGCGGATCGTCGACGACCGCGACACCGTCCTGGCCGAGGGCGACGCGGGTCTGCTCCAGGTGCGCGGGACCTCGGTGACCCAGGGGTACCACGACAACGCGAAGGCCAACGCGGAGTCGTTCACCGGGGACGGCTGGTTCGACACCGGCGACCTCGCCTTCCTGCGGGACGGTGAGCTGTACATCACCGGCCGGGCCAAGGACCTCATCATCGTCAACGGTGTCAACCACTACAGTCACGAGATCGAGTCCTGCGTCGAGGAACTCCCCTGTGTGGTGCGGAGTTTCACGGCCGCCTGCCCGGTCCGCTCCGACCCGTCCGCGACCACCGACGAACTCGCCCTCTTCTTCCAGCTCGCGCCGGGCCACGACCCGGCCGACGCCCTGCGCGAGATCGGCGGCAAGGTGACCCGGGAGATCGGGGTGAGCCCCGCCTTCCTGATCCCGGTCGACGCCGGGGACATCCCGAAGACCGAGATCGGGAAGATCCAGCGCACCAAGCTCCGCAAGTCCTTCGAGGCGGGCGACTTCGACGAGGCCGTCCGCGAGACACAGTTGCTGCTCGGCAGCGCGGCCACGCTGCCGGACTGGTTCCTGCGGCCGGTGTGGCTGCGGGCCGACGCCCTGCGTCCGCCGATGGAAGCGGCCGGGCGGCACGTTCTCGTACTGGCCAGCCGCGACCTCGGGCCGGCCGCCCGGGTGGCCGGGCGGCTGCGGGCCGGGGGCGGGCTGTGCACGGTGGTCGCGCCGGGGCGGGCCTACGAACGGATCGACGCCGCCGCCTACCGCGTACGACCCGCGGAGGCCGACGACTTCGCCGCCGTGCTGGAGCTGCTCGGTGCCGACGGGCGCGAGCTCGACGCGGTGATCGTCCTCGGCGCACCCGAGGACGGCGATCCCGCCGAGTCGCTGCTGGCCTTCGTCCACGCGCTGGCCGGCCGGCACGATCACAAGCGCCCGCTGCCGCTGCTGTTCGTCACGGCCGGCGCGCACGCCGTGACGCCCCGGGACCTGCCGCGCTGCGACCACGCCACCTCGGTGGGTCTGCTCACGTCCCTGCGCGAGGAGTTGCCCTGGCTGCGGGGCGTCCACGTCGACCTGGCGCCGGACTGGGACCCGGACACGCTGCTCGCCGAGCTGACGGACGCGCCGGTGGAGGCCGAGGTCGCCCACCGTGACGGGCTGCGCCACGTGCGCCGGCTGGCCCCCCTGCCCGACCCGCCGACACGCGCCCGGCCGCCCGCCGCCGGCTTCCACCTGATCAGCGGCGGTCTGGGCGGGGTCGGTGTGGAGATCGCCGAGCATCTGCTCAAGACCCCCGGCACGAGGCTGCTGCTGCTCGGCCGCGGTGAGCCCGGCGACGAATTGCGGCGGCTCGCCCGGCTCGGGGACGTGCGCCACGCGCGGGCCGACGTCACCGACGCCGTCCAGGTGCGGGCCGCCGTGCGGGAGGCGGCCGGGGCGTGGGGCGTGCCCCTGACCTCGGTGCTGCATCTGGCCGGTGCCTTCGACGAGCGGCCGGCCCGCGAGCTGGACACGGAGAGCTGGCGGACCGCGCTGGACGCGAAGGTGCGGGGTGCCTGGGCGCTGCACGAGGTCGCGGCCGAGCACCCGGTCGGCTCTTTCATCATGTTCTCCTCCGTCAACGGCTACTTCGGCGGCGCGATGAACTCCGCGTACTCGGCCGCCAACGCCTTCCTGGACGCCCTGGCCGTGCACCGCCGTCACCTGGGCCTGCCCGGGCAGAGTCTCGCGTGGAGCATGTGGCGCGAGCGCGGCATGAGCCGCGGCTACGGCCTCACCTCGCTGACCGAGGCCCGCGGCTACCGGGTCCTCGACCCGGCGGCGGCGCTGCGCTCCTTCGACTTCGCGCGGACCCTGGACGAGCCGCACATCCTGGTCGGCACCGACCGAACGGCGCCGTGGGTCCGCAGCCATCTGGCGGGCCCCGTACGGCAGGTGCGGCGGCTCGCCGCGCGGGTCACCCTCGACGAGGGCACCGACCTCGGCTCGCTGTACCGCGCGGCGGCCCGGGGCGCGGCGGGCGAGTCCTGGGTGCTGCGGTCGGCCGGCACGGCCGCCGTACACTCCGAGGCCCCCGAGTCCGCCGCGGACGCACGCCGTCTGGAGACCCGGCTCGCCGCCGTCTGGTGCGCGGTGCTGGGCCGGGACCGGGTCGGCCATGACGACAACTTCTTCGATCTGGGCGGCAATTCGCTGCTCCTGGTCGGCGCTCAGACGGCGATCAACAAGGAACTGGGCTGCGAACTCGACGTGGTGGACCTGTTCACCCATCCGACGGTGCGGGCGCTCGCCCGGCACCTGGCCGGCCGCGCGGTCGGCCCCGCCGCCGATGCCGGGGCGGTTCCCGCGCCGGACCGGCCCTCCGGCCTGGACCGGGCGAGGCAGCAGGCACAGCGACAGCGGGCGGCCCGTGGCGCCCGGCGCTCCGTACGGGACAGGAAGGACCGGACCGATGGCTGA